The genome window GGAGACTTCGGAGGACGTCTTCCCCTTGCAGCAAGCAGAGATTTGGGAAGAAGACCCGTAGTCCTAACCATAAAACACTGGTAATCTGGGGTATGTTAAAATTAAGAGTTCTGTTCATGTGAAAGTATTATCGAAGAAGTAAAAACCAACATAGATGAGAGTACTCacaatacatatttctaacaaaGGACTCATAgccagaatatatttttaaaacactcctgctactcaatagaaaaaaatttgacctactaggaaaaatggacaaaacactGGACAGTGTACAGAAGAGGAAATCCACATAAACGCATGTAAAAGTGTCCAGTATCAGtcgccatcagagaaatgcaattcaaATTACACACGTTCCAAAACAGGCAGAATGAAAAGGAGAGCAAGCATGTGTTGGTGAGGACACAAGCCATCAGAACCATGtactctgctggtgggagtgtgagCTGTAAGGTGTCTACTAAGCCAGACATGCATGAGCACACATGCACGCAGTTCTCAGCCCGTGCAGCTTTCTGCATATCCCAGCAGAAATGATACATGCCAGAGACATGTAGTGGGAATGTTCACAgcagatctttttttaaaaaattttttattaaggtatgattgatgtacactcttatgaaggtttcacataaaaaaacaatgtggttactacatttacccatattatcaagtccccacccacaccccaatgcagtcactgtccatcaatgcagcaaaagatgccacagatccactatgtgccttctctgtgctacattgttctccccgtgaacccccacaccatgtgtactaaacataatacccctcagtccccttctccctccctccccacccgccctcccacacccctcccctttggtcaccactagtcccttcttggagtctctgagtctcacAGCAGAACTATCTTAATAGAAACTGGAGACCACCAGGATGGCCATCCCAGCAGGCtggataaagaaagaaatcatggTATCTTCATGTAAGAAAACAGAATGAGAATATAATAACAGTCTCCTGAGAATAAATAGCCCACAACCATGCACAACAGGAGCGAGAACAGTAGTCACAAGCTCACGCTGTGCGATTCCGCTTGCACACACAACAGACAGGGCGACAAAAATGTCCAAGAgtttacaaaaagaaagaaaaaaagataacccAGCCTCAGAACAGACCCAAGAACGGAAGGAAATTCACCCCAAGTACTTCATGCAAGAGAACAACTTGGTAAAAACATTAAGGTGGTAAAATAAGAGTTTaaagaagagttttttttttatgaaatgaatttttaaaagaagtttttaaaaacgtaaaaaaagggaaaaaatcagaGTTCGAAAAATCGTTACTGAACTGATCAATGCTAGAAACAGTTTGCTAAACTAAAAATTACCAACAAATAGGAAAGGCTTGGAATAATCACAAAAATTAGAAGAGAGAGAAGCGCCCTCGGGACAGCTAACAGGTGGTCCCACGCAGGTGCCCTCCTGCCGCACCAACAGGCGCCATCGCGGCCGCCTGCGCTGGGGACGACCTGGCTGCCGCCGCCTCCCGGCCCAGGTCCCTGTCCGCCGCACCTTCCTCTCTCCCCGGCCCCTCTTCCCCGCTCGCGGCTACGGCTTCAGTCCTCAAACTTCGGGGCCCCGCCCGCTGCCTTCGGGCTCGGGCCGCGGCGGGCTCCCCTCCACCTGGCACCCCCTCTCCGTGCTTCCTCTGCCCCGGGTCGCACTCCGTAGGGTCACCCGGGTTCCTTGCTCTCCCAGGCCCGTCCCGCAGGGCAAGGAGGGTTCGGACGCCCTGGGAACCCCGGAGAGGCTTCCGGACTAGTCCTCTTGGGTCTCCTTCCCTCCGCTCCCGTCCGATCCCCGAGCGCGTCCCGTCCCGTCCGCCCGCCCGTGTCCTTTCCAAAAGCGTCTCGCGCGCGCCGGTCTCCCTGCGGGGACCACCCGGGGCAGCTCCGCCAGCCCTCCGCAAACCCCGGCTGCGCCGTCCCTGGCTCTCCTTCGCCTCCCTGTCACCCCAGGCGCGGGGACTCCAGCGCCTTGCCCAGCCGCCCGCTCCCGCCCGCGCAGAGGACGGAGGCCGCGCCGCCTGGGCTCCCCAGGTGTGGACCGGGCTCTGCGCGCGCCGGGTCCAGGCAGAGACAAGCAGGCCCTGAGAGCTCTGCCCAGCTCCTCCGGGCGTCCCCCGGCCCCGCTCGGCTATCCCTGCCCCGTTCCTCCGGGCGCGCTCCAGCCCCGCTGCTCCCCGCGGCCCCcgctcctccccccgcccccgggCTCCGCGCCCCCAGCTTCACCCCGCGCGGCaccgcccccgcccccagccccccgGACTCTCCACCCCGGCTCCTCCCCGCTCCCCTTGCCCTGCCCCAGGCTCGCTCGTCCCCGCGCCCCCCAATCTCCCAGCCCCGCGCGTTCCGCCCGCCCGGCCTGCGGTCACCCGTCGGGTGGCCGTACGGGACTCCGCCGAGCCGCCCTGCAGGGTTGCCAGGATCTCGCCCTTGCCCACGTCGCGTCGCCCACCAGCAGAACCTGAGCTGCAAGTAGTAGGCACGGACCCGGCTGCGCAGGGCACTCCTTGTGCCGCCACCGGCGCCGAGCCGGGCGAGCGCAGAGACCGTTATCTGCTCCCAACGGCCGCGCTTGCCCGGCGCGTGGGGAGCTGCCACTTAGCTGCTGCTGCTGACAGAGAGCAGCCCCGCCccgtccctcccctccccttcccgcCCCTTCCCTCCATTGGAAGACAGCCGATGGTTGCACATGATCATTGGCTGAACTGCCCGTTCATCTCGCTCCCCCTCACTGGCCTCTCTTAGGTTACGGCAGCTGTAGTAGCCAATGGTGACCGGGGGCGATGATTGGGGGCGGGACCTAGAGCGAGGCGCAGGCCACGTCCAATGGAGGTCAGGGGCGTGTCAAACTGGCAGGGGCGGGGCCTTCGCTCGTTGGGGACGAGGCGGGGCTCTGATGGACTCCCCCAATCCTCGTGCGTCTCCGCGACCCGGCCCCGCCCCCCGCGCTTCCCCCAATCCTCGTGCGCCGTCGCGCCGTCGCTGGCGTTTCGCGCAGCGTGGAGCGAGCCGCGGGGTCAACATGGAGGAGCTGCTGCGGCGGGAGCTGGGTTGCAGCTTCGTCAAGGCCACGGGCCACTCGGGGGGCGGGTGCATTAGCCAGGGACAGACTTACGACACGGACAGAGGACGCGTGTTTGTGAAAGTGAACCCCAAGGCGGAGGTCAGGATCGCAGCAGGCGGGAGCGGGAGGGTGGGGCGGACGGGGGTCCCCGCTTCCAGGTCTGGAATGGGAGCTGGGGGTTCCGGTCTGTGTCCAGGCGCCGAGTCCGGGGTCGTTGTTCGGGTCCCAGTTGGCGCGGCGGCCCGGCCTGGGGTCCTTGTCTAGGTCTGGTACTCGAGTGGCGGCTGGGTGTGGGCCCCTTGTCCAGGTCGTTTTGGGGGTCTGGGGTCCTTACGTCACCTAACTAGACAAACCTGGGCCGGCTACGAAAGCTGACACGAGGATGTAGTGAAAATGGGCGAGCGCCAGGCAGGTGGCTAACGTTTGAGGTCCGGAACTCCCTGTAGGGTTACAGGCAAGGGTTTCAAAGGCAGATTTATGGCAGAATTGCAGCTGGCGCCAGTCATCCGATGCTCGGTGGTGAGGCGCCGGGACTGAGGGATCTCAGCCTTCGGGCGTCTGGCTCCACCCAGCCTGGGGTCGGGGCGCGTGTGGTCAGCAGGCGGCCCACCTGGTGAGGGTCTAAGTTCCTGCAGAACACCTCAAGGACGCCTGAGGCGAGAGTTCACGTATGGCCTTGAGGGGGGCCCCGGAGTCCTTCACCTTGGCTTACAAAcgccctttctctttcccctcgGAACCCCCGGTCCGGGCCCACAGCCCGCGCCATCACGGAGTGACTCGGGCTTGCTGTTAATGGGAAGTCTGGGGCCTCAGCAAAAGGGGGCTCCCTGTGCGGACACACTGGGCCTGGTCTGGGTCCCTGTCTGGCCCAGAGCCCGCCCCGCTCGTGGCCGCAGGGCGGTGGCACTGTGACCCATCGCTTCCTCAGGCTGTCGGGGCGGCTTAGCCCCGGGGAGGTCCGCGGACTCCGGCCCCGGCCGCCTTCGGGGCGCACGGGTGCGGTGGAGGGCTCCCCGTGGCTGACCTGGCCGCTGCTTCGAGGAAATCGTCGTGTTTGGCGAGTCTGAGCCCGGACAGGAAGCAGACTTGCAAAGATCAAACCCTTTGAGTCACTGAGAACAGCAGCCCCCCGCGGTGTGTGGGGGCGGCTGTGGCAGCGCGGCGCAGGTGGGGGTCTGGCCGTCTGGCTTTATTTCTCGCGGCTCCGGACGCTGGAGGTCCGAGGTGAGGGCGCCCTTCCGCGCTGCGGGGCTCCCTCGCGCACGGCGGGAGGGCGGGGACTCCGGGCCGTGGGGGTCCCTGACCCCGTCGGAGGCCGCTGTCCCCTGGAGCTTCATCACGGGGGCCTCCCGACACCGTCGCCTGGGAATGGGGGGACACGACGCTCCGCCCCCGCGGCGGCCTATCCGCTCTGTGTGAACTTCTCCAGGGCCCCGGGAGCCTCTGTGGAAGGGCTGACCTCGCCACCGCAGGCCCTGCAGGCCGGGAGCAGGGCTGCGGGTGCTGCGGTCACGCCCTGGCCGTGCCGTCGGCCGTCCGTGTCTTCCCAGACGGGAACCCTTCTTGCCTGATGTGGGATGCCCTTTCCCTGAAACCTCACCGTCTCTCAAGAcggcctgcctcccttccctgtgGCGTCGCCCTGAGCACCCTCCGCATCCATTTACCCCGAGCAGGGCTGCGTGGGGTGCCCCCTCCCTCCAGACAGGCTGGTTTCAGCGGACCTAGAAATTTATCCCAATACTAGAAGGCGCAGCCCCCTGCCACTCTGGGGCTGCAGAACGCAGGTCTCTGCCGAGAAGCGTAAAAAGCTGGTGTGCTGCGTCCGCAGCCAGAACAGGCTTGTTTGATCGCCACACCTGAGACATGCCCACCTAGAACCTTAGAGGCATTGTGCTCCCACGTTGCTTTCTGACAGGCCAGAAGAATGTTTGAAGGTGAGATGGCAGGTCTAGCTGCCATCCTGAGAACGGGCACGGTGAGAGTGCCCGCGCCCATCAAGGTCCTGGACGCGCCGGGAGGCGGCAGCATGCTAGTGATGGAACATGTGGACATGCGGGCTCTGAGCAGGTGTGTCTGGGCGCCTTCCCCTCTGGCTGGCTTTGTCTTCTCAGCGTTGCTTCATGCCTGAGGCTTGTACCCAGGAGCGTAATGTCCGGGATCTGACACGCATGTGTCACAGGTTGGGCGGAAGGTAAATGGAGGTGAGATGCAGGCTGGGAGAGGCCCTAAAATAATTAGGGCCTTCAGCACCCTCACTTCACCAGAACAGGTGTGTGTCCCCTGACCGGCTCCATGCGCCCACACTCCTGTGCCGCGTGTTCAGTGGCTGCCTTCTGGTTTCACAGCCATGCCGCCCAGCTTGGAGCCCAGCTCGCAGATCTACACCTGGAGAACCAGAAGCTTGGGGAGGTGCTCCGGAAGGAGGCCGGCACAGTGGGTATGGACTTTGGGCTTCAGGGACCCCGCCTAGGGGACGTTTAGCCAGTGTGGGCACGTGGACCAGGATCAGGCTGCGGCCACGTGAGGGTCAGCCCTGTGTTGATGCCGAAGGATGGAATGTCAGCCCCAGAGCTCTGCGTCTGGGGTGCAGCGAACACAGTGACGGGCACGATGTGTCTCAAGTGCATTTGAAAGGCAGAAGTGTGTCCTGAGCAGGAAACTCTCCTGTCCTGGTTCCTTCCACCTCCCTCCCCATAAGAAGGCCTGTCAGcctctctggcttcctctgtggtGCCTTTCTGCTACACAGGCACGGGCAACGCTCCGGACGCCAGCCTCCCTTGTGCCTGCCCTTGCTGACACTTAGGTGGTGTTGGCGTCAAGGGTATCTTCCTGTATTTTCACCCCTTGGCATTTAATGAGCCATCTGTAGCCTGCGTGGTACCTAGTAGGCAGAGCGGCCACCACACCAGAACCAGGGGGCGGAGAAGCTGCTGTGCCAGGCAGACAAATCCCGCTGACTCCATCCTGGCCCTTCTAGGCCACATGTGCTCAGTCCCTCGGGTTTGCGGCTGGGGGGCTGCAGAGAAAGGAGACCATTTCCAAGCCCCACGGTTTATTTTTCACAGATGGCAGGCTCTGTGCTGGCCCGAACGCCATCCTCTCCCTGTGGGCTgcggtttttttccccttttacacATAGCACTGTTGCCCCTCTGAGCATGCCCTGGTGCCTCTCCTGGGAAGCGGTGGGAGTCCTGGGTTGTTAAGTCTGATGGAACAGGCTCTCTTCCCGGGTCCCGGGGGCTGGTGGAGAGCAGGGCCTTTGTGTCTGGACGAGGCCTCGGGGTGGGGAAAGGCAGGCTGAGGTCAGTGCTTGAGGCCCCCGGAGCTCCAGGAGTGGGCCCTGGGGCAGCGAGGGAGGGAGCTAGTCATCGTTCTTGTTTCCTTTTGCCTGCAAGGGAGAGGAAGCGGGCAGGCTGAGCGGCCCTTCGTGGACCAGTTTGGGTTTGACGTGGTGACGTGCTGTGGATACCTGCCCCAGGTGAGCGTTCACCTCCATTTCCCAGCCTGGCTGCTCAGACACAGCAGGGGGCacaccctctccctctcctgtgaagtttAGTACAAGTCTGCACCCTTTCTTCTCTGCTGACTTTTAAGTGGTCAATGAGATGCTTACCTACATGACATGCCAGGTGAGGTCAGAGAGCCAGAGAGGGATCAGCTGGCTAGGGTGCCGCGGGAGCTCAGAAGTGTGTAAAATAGACATGTGAAGACCTCTTATTTTAAATACAGGAAATTTCCAATCATAGATGACAATAATGGATTGTGACTTTCTTTTGGTGATTCTGGGTTTGGCTCTGCAGGGCATTTTGCCTGGGGGTTGTTCTGACGCAGACCAATGCAGAGCGGGTACGGTGGCTCTGCCCCCAGAGGGCAGGTGGCATCTCAGAAGTGGGAGAACTGAGTAGTCCAGAAAACTTCCAGGGACGTCCCGGTGGGCTTGGGGCACAGGACACACTGTTCAGATCTTGTATTCAGAATGTTGTAGAAGGTAGTCCTGGGTCCGTGTGGGGTGGGGAG of Manis javanica isolate MJ-LG chromosome 4, MJ_LKY, whole genome shotgun sequence contains these proteins:
- the FN3KRP gene encoding ketosamine-3-kinase is translated as MEELLRRELGCSFVKATGHSGGGCISQGQTYDTDRGRVFVKVNPKAEARRMFEGEMAGLAAILRTGTVRVPAPIKVLDAPGGGSMLVMEHVDMRALSSHAAQLGAQLADLHLENQKLGEVLRKEAGTVGRGSGQAERPFVDQFGFDVVTCCGYLPQVNDWQTDWVTFYVRQRIQPQMDLVEKGSGDREALELWSALQLQLPGLFRDLDIVPALLHGDLWGGNVAEDSSGPVIFDPASFYGHSEYELAIAGMFGGFSSPFYSAYHRHIPKACGFEKRLRLYQLFHYLNHWNHFGAGYRGPALSIMRSLAR